A genomic stretch from Sphingorhabdus pulchriflava includes:
- a CDS encoding A/G-specific adenine glycosylase has protein sequence MVGVQQHTQYSGDIASALLAYYDRHARDLPWRSPPGTPPPDSYRVWMSEIMLQQTTVAAVFSYFEKFTERWPDFAALASADDADVMAAWAGLGYYSRVRNLIKCARVVVTEYGGELPETSVELAKLPGIGAYTAAAIAAIAFGERVAVVDANVERVVARLFAIETPLPAAKPEIRVAVNAITPADRPGDFAQAMMDLGASLCSVRNPQCLICPLKMHCAAQKAGFAETLPRKAAKKAKPERTGIAFWIERDGHVWLIRRPDHGMLGGMRSLPDDGWNARADGDSLPPFGADWSPVAGEVVHVFTHFRLTLRLTATAAPVDESCLPSGEWWPLKSLDSAGLPTLFSKAAKLAIRAREKF, from the coding sequence ATGGTCGGCGTCCAACAACACACACAATATTCTGGGGATATCGCCAGCGCCTTGCTCGCATATTATGACCGGCATGCGCGTGACCTCCCCTGGCGTTCGCCGCCCGGAACGCCGCCACCCGATTCGTACCGTGTTTGGATGTCCGAAATCATGCTGCAACAGACGACTGTTGCGGCTGTCTTCAGCTATTTCGAAAAGTTCACCGAGAGGTGGCCGGATTTCGCCGCTTTGGCGTCGGCCGACGATGCCGACGTCATGGCGGCCTGGGCGGGGCTCGGCTATTACAGCCGGGTGCGTAACCTGATCAAATGCGCGCGCGTCGTTGTTACCGAATATGGCGGAGAACTGCCGGAAACGTCGGTCGAGCTTGCCAAACTTCCCGGCATCGGGGCCTATACCGCAGCTGCTATCGCCGCGATTGCCTTTGGCGAACGTGTCGCGGTGGTTGACGCCAATGTTGAGCGGGTGGTGGCGCGCCTGTTCGCCATAGAAACGCCGCTGCCTGCCGCCAAGCCGGAGATCCGGGTGGCGGTGAATGCGATCACGCCCGCCGACCGGCCCGGCGATTTCGCGCAGGCGATGATGGATCTCGGCGCCAGTCTCTGCTCGGTGCGCAACCCGCAATGCCTGATCTGCCCTTTGAAAATGCACTGTGCAGCGCAAAAAGCGGGCTTCGCCGAGACGCTACCCCGCAAGGCTGCCAAAAAAGCTAAGCCCGAACGCACCGGAATCGCCTTTTGGATCGAGCGTGATGGCCATGTTTGGCTGATACGTCGTCCGGATCATGGCATGCTCGGCGGGATGCGCAGCCTGCCCGATGATGGCTGGAATGCACGCGCCGATGGCGACTCGCTGCCCCCATTTGGCGCCGACTGGAGTCCTGTTGCAGGTGAAGTGGTTCATGTCTTCACCCATTTCCGCCTGACGCTGCGGCTTACCGCTACGGCAGCGCCAGTCGACGAAAGCTGCCTGCCGTCGGGCGAATGGTGGCCGCTGAAATCATTGGACAGCGCAGGTTTGCCAACCTTATTCAGCAAGGCCGCAAAACTTGCCATCAGAGCGAGAGAGAAATTTTAG
- a CDS encoding flagellar motor protein MotB, with amino-acid sequence MAATVDQVVRPVIVKKVYEAPHAAHHGGAWKVAYADFVTAMMAFFLLMWLLGATTEKQRKALADYFAPTLVKTKQESAGSNGMFGGDSIVSADHYPHRAAQTGTKAITIPRDAKGGRKEASGKERDKARFEKLKQALAKKMQASRELRRLAKNVRFTETREGLRIDLVDEADFSMFVSGTNQMTPDAMRLLDEVSLLVRELPNGLIIRGHTDAAPYARGQGMNNWKLSAERAEITRAIFAQKGVGPDRFLRIEGVADREPYVPKNRFDPRNRRMSITLGWGRE; translated from the coding sequence ATGGCTGCCACCGTCGACCAGGTCGTCCGCCCCGTCATCGTCAAAAAGGTGTATGAGGCCCCGCACGCCGCGCATCATGGCGGTGCATGGAAGGTCGCCTATGCCGATTTCGTAACCGCGATGATGGCCTTTTTCCTGCTGATGTGGCTGCTGGGCGCGACCACTGAGAAGCAGCGCAAGGCACTTGCCGACTATTTCGCGCCCACGCTGGTCAAGACCAAGCAGGAAAGTGCAGGGTCAAACGGGATGTTTGGTGGGGATTCGATCGTATCGGCGGACCATTATCCGCACCGCGCGGCGCAAACCGGAACCAAGGCGATCACCATCCCTCGCGACGCAAAAGGCGGGCGAAAGGAGGCGTCGGGAAAGGAACGTGACAAGGCGCGGTTCGAGAAACTGAAACAGGCGCTCGCTAAGAAAATGCAGGCCAGCCGCGAGCTGCGCCGCCTCGCCAAAAATGTCCGCTTCACCGAAACGCGTGAGGGGCTGCGCATCGATCTGGTCGACGAAGCCGATTTCAGCATGTTTGTATCGGGCACCAACCAGATGACGCCCGATGCGATGCGCTTGCTCGACGAGGTATCGCTGCTGGTGCGCGAGCTGCCCAATGGCCTGATCATCCGCGGCCATACCGACGCCGCGCCTTATGCCCGCGGGCAGGGCATGAACAACTGGAAGCTGTCGGCTGAGCGCGCCGAGATCACCCGCGCGATCTTTGCGCAAAAGGGAGTGGGGCCGGATCGCTTCTTGCGAATCGAAGGGGTTGCGGATCGCGAACCTTATGTGCCCAAGAACCGGTTCGACCCGCGCAACCGGCGGATGTCGATTACCTTGGGCTGGGGACGCGAATGA
- a CDS encoding DsbA family protein, with the protein MRSLKILTASIAALALASCGSSETGEAPKGEPVAAVAPPAGKQWIDVVSKTAEGGYLIGNPDAKIKLVEYASLTCHVCAQFAKDSGSDLHDNFINNGKISYEFRNFVRDEFDLMAARVTRCGANEAMLPLTEQFMGFQETLFENANKIGTDKALEAKITSLKGGERFFALADAVGIVEFFAQRGVSRDQSKACLSDTAEMQKLADLTAEYGKKYTIQGTPTFYLNGARLDVTAWPQVKGKLQEAGAR; encoded by the coding sequence ATGCGCAGTCTGAAAATCCTCACCGCTTCCATCGCCGCGCTCGCCCTCGCATCCTGTGGTAGCAGCGAAACTGGCGAAGCGCCCAAGGGCGAACCGGTAGCCGCCGTCGCGCCACCGGCTGGCAAGCAATGGATTGATGTTGTCAGCAAGACGGCCGAAGGCGGCTATCTGATCGGCAACCCCGATGCAAAAATCAAACTGGTCGAATATGCTTCGCTCACCTGCCATGTATGCGCGCAGTTTGCGAAGGATTCGGGCTCCGACCTGCACGACAATTTCATCAACAATGGCAAGATTTCCTACGAATTCCGCAATTTCGTCCGCGATGAATTCGACCTGATGGCGGCGCGGGTCACCCGTTGCGGCGCGAATGAGGCGATGCTGCCTTTGACCGAACAATTCATGGGTTTCCAGGAAACGCTGTTCGAAAACGCCAACAAGATTGGCACCGACAAGGCACTGGAAGCGAAAATTACTTCGCTGAAGGGTGGCGAGCGCTTCTTTGCTTTGGCCGATGCCGTGGGTATCGTTGAGTTCTTCGCCCAGCGGGGTGTTTCGCGCGACCAGAGCAAGGCCTGCCTCTCCGACACCGCCGAAATGCAAAAGCTGGCCGACCTGACCGCCGAATATGGCAAGAAATACACGATCCAGGGGACGCCGACCTTCTATCTCAACGGCGCGCGCCTCGACGTGACCGCGTGGCCGCAGGTCAAGGGCAAGCTGCAAGAGGCTGGCGCGCGCTGA
- the motA gene encoding flagellar motor stator protein MotA, protein MFAIIGILVLIAMVFGGFALTGGNLGPVMHALPHEMLIIGGAAIGSLIIGNSGKELKALGGGLTKVFKGPRFGKQDYLDCILLVGKLMKLLRSEGPVALEPHIENPKESALFAEYPKLLADQTLIHLICDTLRLVVVSSGTLDPHAVEEVMDNAIKNHHHHAIKPADGLQNLADALPALGIVAAVLGVVKTMGSIDKPPEILGGMIGSALVGTFLGVLLAYGLVGPFANRAKQVIEGDAAIYHTVKQIIIASLHGHPQPLVIEAARSGIEHSNQPSFAEVFDGMRAR, encoded by the coding sequence ATGTTCGCGATTATCGGTATCCTTGTCCTGATCGCGATGGTGTTTGGTGGTTTTGCACTGACGGGCGGCAATCTTGGCCCGGTGATGCACGCTTTACCGCACGAAATGCTGATCATCGGCGGGGCCGCCATCGGCTCGCTGATTATTGGCAATTCGGGCAAGGAATTGAAGGCGCTCGGCGGTGGCCTGACCAAGGTGTTCAAGGGGCCACGTTTCGGCAAGCAGGACTATCTCGATTGCATCCTGCTGGTCGGCAAGCTGATGAAGCTGCTGCGCAGCGAAGGCCCGGTCGCGCTCGAACCGCATATCGAGAACCCCAAAGAGTCCGCGCTCTTCGCCGAATATCCCAAATTGCTTGCCGACCAGACGCTGATCCACCTAATCTGCGATACGCTGCGGCTGGTGGTCGTCTCATCCGGCACGCTTGATCCGCATGCGGTCGAGGAGGTGATGGATAATGCGATCAAGAACCACCATCACCACGCGATAAAACCCGCCGACGGCCTGCAAAACCTCGCCGATGCCCTGCCTGCACTCGGTATTGTTGCGGCAGTGCTCGGCGTCGTCAAAACCATGGGCTCGATCGACAAACCGCCGGAGATACTGGGCGGGATGATCGGTTCGGCGCTGGTCGGAACCTTCCTCGGCGTGCTGCTCGCTTACGGGCTGGTCGGGCCCTTTGCCAACCGCGCCAAGCAGGTGATCGAAGGCGACGCCGCGATCTATCACACGGTAAAGCAGATCATCATCGCCTCGCTGCACGGCCATCCCCAACCGCTGGTGATCGAGGCGGCGCGATCGGGCATCGAGCATTCGAACCAGCCAAGTTTTGCCGAGGTGTTTGACGGAATGCGGGCGCGCTGA
- a CDS encoding sigma-54 interaction domain-containing protein has product MAVSTTDIERDITSLVIGTSPAVQRLRAMIARVAASDVSVLLAGPSGSGKELVAQAIHAASNRSANPFVAINTGAIPAELIESELFGHEKGSFTGAHSRRTGHFENAHKGTLFLDEIGDMRFDMQVKLLRVLEERVVTRVGSSSGTPVDVRIISATHRDMDHAIADGRFRQDLFFRLGVVLVHVPALAERAEDIPLLVRHFQKGKPSGVIAHFDESALERLMAHDWPGNVRELRNVVERAGVLYGGEILGADDVDLLLTNAAPPLESRRERVAVAPVSFVPASPAPCKDHPIDLRQEIEAIELKRINMALELADGIVSEAARLLTLKRTTLIEKMRKYGVQAVA; this is encoded by the coding sequence ATGGCAGTTTCCACAACAGACATCGAACGCGACATCACATCTTTGGTGATTGGCACCAGCCCCGCCGTGCAAAGGTTGCGGGCGATGATTGCTCGTGTGGCGGCGTCGGATGTGTCGGTGCTCCTTGCAGGGCCATCCGGGTCGGGCAAGGAACTTGTCGCACAGGCCATCCACGCCGCCAGTAATCGCAGCGCCAACCCGTTTGTCGCAATCAACACCGGCGCGATCCCCGCCGAACTGATCGAATCCGAGCTGTTCGGGCATGAGAAGGGCAGCTTCACCGGCGCGCACAGCAGGCGAACCGGCCATTTCGAAAATGCGCACAAGGGCACGCTGTTCCTCGACGAAATTGGCGACATGCGGTTCGACATGCAGGTCAAGCTGCTGCGCGTGCTTGAGGAGCGTGTAGTCACCCGGGTCGGCAGCAGCAGCGGCACCCCGGTCGACGTTCGGATCATCTCGGCAACACACCGCGACATGGACCATGCGATCGCCGATGGCCGCTTCCGGCAAGACCTGTTCTTCCGGCTTGGCGTGGTGCTGGTGCATGTGCCCGCACTGGCCGAGCGCGCCGAGGATATCCCGCTGCTGGTCCGCCATTTCCAGAAAGGTAAACCGTCTGGGGTGATTGCGCACTTTGATGAAAGCGCACTCGAGCGGCTGATGGCGCATGACTGGCCGGGAAATGTCCGCGAACTGCGCAATGTCGTCGAACGGGCGGGCGTGCTTTATGGCGGCGAGATATTGGGCGCGGACGATGTCGACCTATTGCTCACCAACGCGGCACCACCGCTGGAAAGCCGCCGCGAGCGGGTGGCGGTTGCGCCGGTTTCCTTTGTTCCCGCATCACCAGCGCCCTGCAAAGATCATCCGATCGACTTGCGGCAGGAGATTGAGGCGATCGAACTTAAACGGATCAATATGGCGTTGGAGTTGGCCGATGGCATAGTTTCGGAGGCCGCGCGGTTGCTGACGTTGAAGCGCACCACTTTGATCGAGAAGATGCGCAAATATGGGGTTCAGGCGGTTGCCTGA
- a CDS encoding serine hydrolase domain-containing protein yields MSVAQTALMQPSRRGFLSMAGLGAMATMLPTPAWSFLAQEYPTLKSQVEGYVAGRKASGVVAAIGHGLGELEVIAAGTQAIGDPTPVNIDTLFRIYSMTKPVAGMAAMILIGEGKMKLDQPIADFLPEFSEMRVLTSPETSLDSVPAKTKITVRHLLTHTAGLGYSIITKGPLLKAYMDNGITPGQISRMPIPGFEPGAPTPDLKTFSERLGKLPLIAEPGTKWSYSISLDLLGRVIEVASGMEFDAFLQTRLFDPLKMTSTYFQVPQSEVKRFTTNYAVFGGALIPIDPAATSIYLDKPAFAFGGAGLVCSARDYDRFLAMLLNGGSLDGAEIMAPETVALGMSNLLPAGVSTDGTFANGADFGAGGRVGKGAQKGIFGWGGAAGTIAFVDTSRKIRATGMLQYMPSNAHDFQDRFGEWLVADLQG; encoded by the coding sequence ATGTCCGTAGCACAAACAGCGTTGATGCAACCCAGCCGTCGCGGTTTCCTTTCGATGGCCGGGCTTGGCGCGATGGCGACTATGCTGCCGACACCTGCATGGAGTTTCCTCGCGCAGGAATATCCGACGCTCAAATCGCAGGTTGAGGGCTATGTTGCGGGCCGGAAGGCCTCGGGCGTCGTTGCTGCTATTGGCCATGGTCTGGGTGAATTGGAAGTGATAGCTGCGGGAACGCAGGCAATTGGCGATCCAACACCGGTCAACATCGACACGCTGTTCCGCATTTATTCGATGACCAAGCCGGTGGCGGGCATGGCAGCGATGATCCTGATCGGCGAAGGCAAGATGAAGCTGGATCAGCCGATCGCCGATTTTCTGCCCGAATTTTCCGAAATGCGCGTGCTGACCAGCCCCGAAACCAGCCTGGACTCGGTACCTGCGAAGACAAAGATTACCGTCCGCCATCTTCTGACGCACACGGCAGGCCTTGGATATTCGATCATCACTAAGGGGCCTTTGCTTAAGGCCTATATGGATAATGGCATCACCCCCGGACAGATCAGCCGCATGCCTATTCCCGGCTTCGAACCGGGTGCGCCGACCCCCGATTTGAAGACATTTTCGGAGCGGTTGGGCAAATTGCCGTTGATTGCAGAGCCGGGAACCAAATGGAGCTATTCGATCAGCCTCGATCTTTTGGGCCGGGTTATAGAGGTGGCGAGCGGGATGGAGTTCGACGCATTCCTTCAGACGCGGCTCTTCGATCCGCTCAAAATGACCAGCACTTATTTTCAGGTTCCGCAAAGCGAAGTGAAACGCTTTACCACCAACTATGCGGTGTTTGGCGGCGCGCTGATCCCCATCGATCCGGCGGCAACCAGCATCTATCTCGACAAACCCGCCTTTGCCTTTGGTGGCGCAGGACTGGTCTGCTCGGCGCGCGACTATGACCGCTTCCTCGCCATGCTGCTCAATGGCGGCAGCCTTGACGGTGCCGAAATCATGGCCCCCGAAACTGTTGCCTTGGGAATGTCGAACCTGTTGCCGGCCGGGGTCAGCACAGACGGCACCTTTGCAAATGGCGCTGATTTTGGCGCGGGCGGACGCGTTGGCAAAGGTGCGCAAAAGGGCATATTCGGTTGGGGCGGCGCAGCTGGAACTATCGCTTTTGTCGACACCAGTCGCAAGATTCGTGCGACCGGAATGCTGCAATATATGCCGTCGAATGCGCATGATTTTCAGGACAGGTTCGGCGAATGGCTCGTCGCCGATTTGCAGGGGTAA
- a CDS encoding thioredoxin domain-containing protein, with translation MATRFPTIFQKSLTLFAVAAALGGGALVAAPAKSNWLQTFSLTPKGSHIIGNPAAPTKLVEYASYTCGHCAHFEIDDVPQIKNQFVASGKVSFEIRNLVRDPMDLTAAMLARCGGKGRFFGNHRQLMATQAQWANGSKLSKATIDLLEAKNIVGFMQGAYTELGLDKVMAQRGVTAAQAKVCLADKAAFNTVIAMTDEATEKLKINSTPTLLVNGKVIEGHDFATIKPHLAP, from the coding sequence ATGGCCACCCGATTCCCGACTATATTCCAAAAATCGCTGACCCTTTTCGCTGTCGCTGCGGCACTTGGCGGTGGCGCACTGGTCGCGGCTCCTGCCAAGAGCAACTGGCTGCAGACCTTTAGCCTGACGCCCAAGGGCAGTCACATCATTGGCAACCCGGCTGCTCCGACCAAGCTGGTCGAATATGCGAGCTACACCTGCGGCCATTGCGCGCATTTCGAGATCGATGACGTCCCACAAATCAAGAACCAGTTTGTCGCATCCGGCAAGGTCAGCTTTGAAATCCGCAATCTTGTGCGCGACCCGATGGATTTGACCGCTGCGATGCTCGCGCGCTGCGGCGGCAAGGGTCGCTTTTTCGGCAATCACCGGCAGTTAATGGCGACGCAAGCGCAATGGGCTAATGGTAGCAAGCTCAGCAAGGCAACGATTGACCTCTTGGAGGCGAAGAATATCGTCGGCTTCATGCAGGGTGCCTACACCGAGCTCGGACTGGACAAAGTTATGGCACAGCGCGGCGTTACCGCCGCCCAAGCCAAGGTCTGTCTTGCAGACAAGGCAGCGTTCAATACCGTCATTGCGATGACCGACGAAGCCACCGAAAAACTGAAAATCAACTCGACGCCGACCCTGCTGGTCAATGGCAAAGTCATCGAAGGTCACGACTTCGCAACCATCAAACCCCATCTCGCTCCCTGA
- a CDS encoding DUF721 domain-containing protein, with product MEEGKPSPAHKKAKAATKPVFERRRGGEARAVSDLVPDIGRAAFRRFGFVQSSIVSRWDEIVGPRYANFSAPEMIRFPAGQKAGGTLELVVEGAHAVMIQHVLPEIVERVNRFFGYEAVAKVKMRQGQVQRAEPKPKVSAAPVLRAPSTELGDSLREIADPELQAVLQNLAKSLAKEGE from the coding sequence ATGGAGGAAGGCAAGCCATCACCCGCACACAAAAAGGCAAAGGCCGCCACCAAGCCCGTTTTTGAACGGCGGCGGGGCGGCGAAGCACGCGCGGTTTCCGACCTTGTCCCTGACATAGGGCGTGCCGCTTTCCGCCGCTTTGGCTTTGTGCAAAGCTCGATCGTCAGCCGCTGGGACGAGATTGTCGGCCCGCGCTATGCCAATTTTTCCGCGCCCGAAATGATCCGCTTTCCCGCCGGCCAGAAGGCAGGTGGCACGCTGGAGCTGGTGGTGGAAGGCGCGCATGCGGTGATGATCCAGCATGTGCTTCCAGAAATTGTCGAGCGGGTGAATCGCTTCTTCGGCTATGAAGCGGTTGCCAAGGTGAAAATGCGTCAGGGGCAGGTGCAACGCGCCGAACCAAAGCCGAAAGTCAGCGCAGCCCCTGTCCTGCGCGCGCCCTCCACAGAGCTGGGCGACTCTCTTCGCGAAATTGCCGATCCGGAATTGCAGGCAGTGCTCCAGAATCTGGCAAAAAGCCTTGCCAAAGAGGGCGAGTGA
- a CDS encoding DsbA family oxidoreductase has translation MTAQPLRIDIVSDVVCPWCIIGYKQVEKALTLLPEPVAAEIHWHPFELNPDMPPEGEDAGQHIARKYGQSADQTKAVRDRIKDTAADLGFIFGDMGARRLYNTFDAHKLLTRAGSQHGWKKQTELKLALFSTYFQQGKDVSDRAVLLDVAESIGLDRAACEAWLADEVLGREVRGEESYWINENVAGVPAIIFDGKYMVPGAQSAETFAQVIGKVLAKRDQATA, from the coding sequence ATGACGGCACAACCTCTTCGCATCGATATCGTTTCCGACGTCGTCTGCCCCTGGTGCATCATCGGTTACAAGCAGGTCGAAAAGGCGCTGACTTTACTACCAGAACCGGTCGCGGCCGAAATCCACTGGCACCCGTTCGAACTCAATCCCGACATGCCGCCTGAGGGCGAGGACGCGGGGCAGCATATTGCGCGCAAATACGGCCAGTCTGCCGATCAAACCAAAGCCGTGCGCGATCGCATCAAAGACACTGCTGCCGATCTCGGTTTCATCTTTGGCGACATGGGCGCACGGCGGCTATACAATACGTTTGACGCGCACAAATTGCTGACACGCGCCGGATCCCAACATGGCTGGAAAAAGCAGACCGAACTGAAGCTCGCGCTGTTTTCAACTTATTTCCAGCAGGGCAAGGATGTGAGCGATCGGGCCGTTCTATTGGATGTTGCTGAAAGCATAGGTCTCGACCGCGCCGCCTGTGAAGCATGGCTGGCCGACGAGGTGCTCGGGCGCGAAGTGCGCGGCGAGGAAAGCTATTGGATCAATGAGAATGTCGCTGGCGTGCCTGCTATCATTTTCGATGGCAAATATATGGTTCCCGGCGCGCAGAGTGCGGAGACCTTTGCGCAGGTGATTGGCAAGGTTCTGGCGAAGCGGGATCAGGCAACCGCCTGA
- the nudC gene encoding NAD(+) diphosphatase — MNPGFTGSPLDRADRLRNDVEGFNAALNDWRARVLGLDGLDPVVASEGGLKWVSMAEIDVSVELILLGLANGKPHFVPLVEGAGGMARSPAVWRALSMLPAEDAAIYGTARSLIDWHNNHKYCGRCGGSTKVFRAGWGRQCTACDAEHFPRTDPVVIMIAEYEGKALLGRQSAWPTGNYSALAGFLEPGESIEEAVRREIMEEAGISCGAVRYVTSQPWPFGGSQLMIACVADADGDQLTIDYNELEDAMWVTKEEARAALADAPDKRFGAPPPFAIAHTLLRRWAEAD, encoded by the coding sequence ATGAACCCAGGCTTCACCGGCTCCCCGCTCGACCGTGCAGATCGGCTGCGCAATGATGTCGAAGGCTTCAACGCTGCACTCAACGACTGGCGCGCGCGCGTTCTGGGGCTCGACGGGCTGGACCCGGTAGTGGCCAGCGAAGGCGGGCTCAAATGGGTGTCGATGGCCGAGATTGACGTTTCGGTCGAACTCATCCTGCTTGGCCTTGCCAATGGTAAACCGCATTTCGTGCCGCTGGTCGAAGGCGCGGGCGGCATGGCGCGATCGCCTGCGGTTTGGCGCGCGCTGTCGATGCTGCCTGCCGAGGATGCCGCCATTTACGGCACTGCTCGCAGCCTGATCGACTGGCACAACAACCATAAATATTGCGGCCGCTGTGGCGGTTCGACCAAGGTGTTTCGCGCTGGCTGGGGCCGCCAATGCACCGCCTGTGATGCCGAACATTTCCCGCGCACAGACCCGGTTGTGATCATGATCGCCGAATATGAGGGCAAGGCTCTGCTTGGCCGACAATCGGCATGGCCTACGGGCAATTATTCGGCGCTGGCAGGATTCCTTGAACCCGGCGAGAGTATCGAGGAAGCAGTGCGGCGCGAGATTATGGAAGAGGCCGGGATCAGCTGCGGCGCAGTGCGCTATGTTACCAGCCAGCCCTGGCCCTTTGGCGGATCGCAACTGATGATCGCCTGTGTGGCAGACGCCGATGGTGACCAGTTGACCATCGACTATAACGAGTTGGAAGACGCGATGTGGGTGACGAAGGAAGAGGCACGCGCCGCACTCGCCGATGCCCCCGACAAACGCTTTGGCGCACCGCCGCCCTTTGCGATTGCGCACACATTGTTGCGGCGTTGGGCGGAGGCAGATTGA